Proteins encoded together in one Ignavibacteria bacterium window:
- a CDS encoding fatty acid desaturase → MGILAAVTIITLWASHLLYSLKYSAVDFTSPIFYFHVLIQGYLFTGLFITAHDAMHGTVSRNKTINKFTGILTTFLFAGLSYSKLLKNHKLHHIHSGTEEDPDYSVNSQNFFVWFAKFFMKYVSIFQIIIVGINFNILKYFFPEISVWFYYVVPAFLGTLQLFYFGTYRPHKLPHTEEMMPHNARTMKVNHFWAMISCYFFGYHSEHHAGPHIPWWQLYKTK, encoded by the coding sequence ATGGGAATACTTGCGGCAGTTACCATAATAACCTTGTGGGCATCACACCTGCTCTATTCTCTTAAATATTCAGCGGTGGATTTTACTTCGCCTATATTTTACTTTCATGTTTTAATTCAGGGATATCTATTTACAGGATTGTTTATAACTGCACACGATGCAATGCACGGAACTGTATCGCGAAATAAAACCATCAATAAATTTACGGGTATATTGACAACATTCCTGTTCGCGGGACTATCTTACAGCAAACTATTGAAGAACCACAAACTTCATCACATACATTCAGGAACGGAAGAAGACCCTGATTACAGCGTCAACAGCCAGAATTTCTTTGTATGGTTTGCGAAGTTTTTCATGAAGTATGTATCGATATTTCAGATAATAATAGTGGGTATAAATTTTAACATCCTTAAATATTTCTTTCCTGAAATTTCTGTATGGTTTTATTATGTAGTACCTGCTTTTCTCGGGACACTACAGCTTTTTTATTTCGGAACATACCGGCCACACAAACTTCCTCATACAGAAGAAATGATGCCTCATAATGCCAGAACTATGAAAGTAAATCATTTCTGGGCTATGATATCCTGTTACTTCTTTGGATATCACAGCGAACACCACGCAGGACCACACATACCCTGGTGGCAGCTTTATAAGACAAAATAA
- a CDS encoding FixH family protein, with the protein MNWGVKIVIVFSVFCLATIGMVIFFMNQKVDVVTENYYEKELKYQEQIDRIARTKALKDTLKIENTGKELIVKFPNVPDKIKGKDIIHIYRPSDQSMDVKIPITADSTNSQIVSTERLQKGYWKVQINWTSGGKEYFHESAYNF; encoded by the coding sequence TTGAACTGGGGAGTAAAAATTGTAATAGTTTTTTCTGTATTCTGTCTGGCAACAATAGGAATGGTAATCTTCTTTATGAATCAGAAGGTTGATGTAGTAACTGAAAATTATTACGAGAAGGAATTGAAATATCAAGAGCAGATAGACAGAATTGCAAGAACAAAAGCGCTTAAAGATACTCTTAAAATTGAGAATACGGGCAAAGAACTTATCGTTAAATTTCCCAACGTACCCGACAAAATAAAAGGAAAAGATATAATACACATATACCGCCCTTCTGACCAGTCAATGGATGTAAAGATTCCAATAACTGCAGACTCAACAAACTCTCAGATTGTCAGCACTGAACGACTGCAAAAAGGATACTGGAAGGTACAAATAAACTGGACTTCAGGGGGAAAGGAATACTTCCACGAGAGTGCCTATAACTTTTAG